The genomic region CGACGTCGCGGGCAAGGCCAAGCAGCTCCTCGCCGCGGGCGTCGACACCCTCGTCGTGGACACCGCGCACGGCCACCAGGAGTCGATGCTCGCCGCGGTCAAGGCGGTCCGCGGGCTCGACCCCCAGGTGCCGATCGCCGCGGGCAACATCGTCGCCGCCGAGGGCGTACGCGACCTCATCGAGGCCGGTGCGGACATCATCAAGGTCGGTGTCGGACCGGGCGCCATGTGCACCACGCGCATGATGACCGGTGTGGGCCGCCCGCAGTTCTCGGCCGTACTGGAGTGCGCCGCCGAGGCGAAGAAGTACGGCAAGCACGTGTGGGCCGACGGCGGTGTCCGTCACCCGCGCGATGTCGCCATGGCGCTGGCCGCGGGCGCGTCGAACGTCATGGTCGGCTCCTGGTTCGCCGGTACGTACGAGTCGCCGGGCGACCTCCAGCACGACGCCAACGGGCGCCCCTACAAGGAGTCGTTCGGTATGGCGTCCGCGCGCGCGGTGCGCAACCGCACCTCGGAGGAGTCCGCGTACGACCGTGCCCGCAAGGCACTGTTCGAGGAGGGCATCTCGACCTCCCGGATGTTCCTCGACCCGACCCGGCCGGGCGTCGAGGACCTGATCGACTCGATCATCGCGGGCGTCCGCTCCTCCTGCACCTACGCCGGTGCCAACTCCCTGGAGGAGTTCGCCGAGCGGGCCGTCGTCGGCATCCAGAGCGCGGCGGGGTACGCGGAGGGCAAGCCGCTGCATGCCAGCTGGAGCTGACGCGACCCTCTTCTGGTTCGTTCTTCTGGTTCGTTGTCTCCCGCTTCCTTCGTTGTCTTCTGGTTCCGTCAGGCCCTCTTGACGTCAAGAGGGCCTGACGGAACGCTGAGGGCATGACGACACCACAGAGCATCGAGCCCCAGCACACGCTGCTGACCGCCGTGGCCCGTCTCGACGGGCTGCGCCTGAGGGAGTCGCTGGCCGGGGCGGGGAGCGACGAGGAGGCCCTCGACCGGGGCGAGCTGCTCGAACTGCTCGCGCTGAGCGAGGTGGTGGCCCGCAAGGCCGCGTACGGGCGGCAGTTGAGCGTGCGCGCGGCCCGCCGGGCCGGGGCGTCCTGGTCGCAGATCGGGGCCGCCCTGGGGACCAGTAAGCAGGCCGCCTGGGAGGCCCACAACCGGTGGATCGACGAGCAGGCGGCGGTCCACGGGCAGCCCGGGCGGATGGGCTTCGACGAGGACGACCTGGCCGAGGC from Streptomyces sp. NBC_00878 harbors:
- a CDS encoding GuaB1 family IMP dehydrogenase-related protein, translated to MRFLNGIQPPYDLTYDDVFMVPSRSAVGSRQGVDLTSPDGTGTTIPLVVANMTAIAGRRMAETVARRGGLVVIPQDIPIEVVTEVVSWVKSRHLVLDTPIVLAPHQTVADALSLLPKRAHNAGVVVDEDGRPVGVVTDTDLSGVDRFTQLSEVMSRDLLLLDADIEPGEAFDKLDGANRRYAPAVDGDGRLAGILTRKGALRATLYTPATDADGHLRIAAAVGINGDVAGKAKQLLAAGVDTLVVDTAHGHQESMLAAVKAVRGLDPQVPIAAGNIVAAEGVRDLIEAGADIIKVGVGPGAMCTTRMMTGVGRPQFSAVLECAAEAKKYGKHVWADGGVRHPRDVAMALAAGASNVMVGSWFAGTYESPGDLQHDANGRPYKESFGMASARAVRNRTSEESAYDRARKALFEEGISTSRMFLDPTRPGVEDLIDSIIAGVRSSCTYAGANSLEEFAERAVVGIQSAAGYAEGKPLHASWS